The DNA segment AAGGAGAAATGTACTTTGAAAAACCCCATGTATACTACTTCCAACTCTAACAATCAATTCAtggtcattctttttttcatctaTACAGTGTGACTACTACCACTTACCCCACCTTGCCATATTATTTAGAAGCACATTCCAGGcatatctttttttaatctgtaaatatttcagtaaaagattaatttaaaacataataccaGGGTAATATATAATTAACAGTAATGCTTAATATCCTGTGAGTTAGAACAGAAGTCTTGATTTTTTCAGTCCTTCCAAATctcttccttccccagcctctcccATCAGTTAGCAGCATTTCCATACATTCAGTTGCTCAGGTCTCAACCCCAAtaatcctattttattttctcatccaTCACTACCAATTCATAGCAAGTactgttggttttattttgaaaatcttgaaTCCAGCTAACCTCTCCTTAATTCTACATCTACCACTTTATCAAACCATCTTTATCTCTTTACTAAATCACCAAATACTAGTCTCCTAAATGGTTGCCCCTATTTTCATTCTTCACCCAGCGCCAgagttacctttttaaaaaaaaaaattaatggtacaTTATCCCTTATCTAAAACCCTGTAATCTATTTAGAACAGAATTCTAAATTTTGCCAGTCTATATTGTCCTTCATATTTGGTCTACCGTGCCTCATCTTTATACCACTTTTTCTCTGATAGTTCTTTTGGCCAACTTGCcttcttttaattcttcaaatattcCAAGTCTCTTCTTCTTGCCTCATGTATTTTGGCTTATTCCCTCAGATATACCTGTAGTTGATTTTCACATCATTCAGGTTATAACTCAAATGTTAACAGCTTCATAGAGGCCTTTGCATGATCTTTTCACCTAAAGCAACTCCCAGTTCCTACTGGTCTCTCTTTCCCCCATGGCCTTAATTTGTTACTTTTCACCCTACGTTTTCAGTATGTGAGATTATGGTTGTTCATGGGGGTATTTCTTTATTGTCCTGTCGCCTCCAGGAATTTGCTCATTAGGAGCAAGTAtgtggtttttctgttttctataccACTGTACAGGGTGTTTAGAATGGTGCCTGACACATACTAGACATTAGTAAACATTGTTTGAAGGAAGGGTTAGTAAATGAATGAACTCTGTTGTACTGTaactgcttcattttttaaagaaggaagcTTGATGAGGGCTTTCATACCCAAAGGAAACTATCTAAAAAGATCAGTTTGTTTCAATAGCTGTTTATTGTCAGacacagggccttgtacatgctagtaAGGCATCTTTAGTAACAAAGGCAAAATGCTCATGGTATAATGTCATAAAGCAAGACTTGACCGTATAGTACcccaatatttattaaaatattcacagatgTAGAAAAAAGACTAAAGAGATACATTAAAATTGataatgggggctgggaatatagcttattGGTAGAGCCCTTgactagtatgtgtgaggctctgagttgaatcccagcaatgcaaaaaaaaaaaaagatatattcataataatttgaataatttttatttaaaaattttaatatttcttataatgAAGATAgtactttaataataataaatgtttttattttaacaaatggctgaggaaaaaatgaagaagttcGTTTGAGTCATGGATGTAagtttgagaaaagaaagaatggtatGTTAAAGGAGATAGAAAGACAAGCAAAACTGCTTTCAGTACATGCTTACACTGAATGTTAACTTAGATGTTTTCAACAATAAGTATATTCCTTGTATtatataattctgttttcttGATGATTCCTAGTGATCTTGTTTTACGTTGTTGGTTTTTGGTGGTGtttctttgtaaatttaaaacaactaaaaCAGAGAAGGGTATATACTGTTAGAAACTTATCCCAGAGTTTACGTTATATGAATGTAGAATGTACCTGATGCCCATCCTTTCTCTAGTGACAAGTGAAAAGAAGTGGGAAGGCACTGTGTTATACAGATAATACTCAGCAACTTTCTAAGTTCCTACCCTTTTGTtactattttctttgtgtttgctttttgaaAATGGAATGCTTTTTGAGTGGCAGGGGAACCTTGAGAATAGGAACCAGGGTTACTAAAAAGAGGAAAACTGCCTGCTTGTTCTGTGAATAAGAAAACCATGACAAGATTTGATCTCagcatgttttgttttatgtatttgtatcaCAAAAATAATACATGATCATAGTTAAATACTGAGAAGCTAAAAACTAAGAGGGTGGAGATTAATTTATTTGAGTTAACTACTACtaatagtttttcatatatctttctagaagttttcttccTAGCACCATGTGTTGCAATAATAGCTGAGAGGAAATAGAGCAAACAGTTAGCTGGTGATTATGGAGAATGTGTGGTAATCAGGTTCAGTAGAACTGTTTTTGACTGTATGCTGGAGATGGAAAGGACACACATTGTTTGCTATGTACCATACCAGCAAATGGGATTTAAATTTGAGTAAAACAGTCTTAATCCTTAAGATGACCATAGCTGAGGCAAGGAGACAGGTTTGGTATCACTATTCAAATTACTACTAAAGCTTACCTGTCATCCTTGTAATAAAGATTTTCTTATGATTGTACTACATTTGACTTGGTTTCCCCACTCCTAAATTAAAGAGTTGTTAAATATCcaagacttttgttttttgtgtaaatacttaatttttatcaCTTAATGTTTCATTCAggttatattcttttattttaaatatatataggaATTACTCAAGGTGATGAGGACAATTGATGACAGAATAGTACATGAATTAAACACTACGGTTCCAACAGCTTCCTTTGCAGGGAAAATTGATGCCAGCCAAACCTGTAAACAACTTTATGAGTCTGTAAGTCTATCTTTTGAGTCTCTCTTTTGTACttcttttatgcttttctttgatgacaaaataagaaatcTGTATCTAAACtgtgaataaacaaatgatatcTTCATGTTTCTTTGCCCACACCTGAGGGTGTAAAGAATTTTGATCTGGtttctataaattaaatttgTGATCTTATGTGCAAATCTGTGGAGAGATGGGTCTAATGAATCAGAGCAGTCATTGTTTTGACTTCTTTGTCTGCTGCCTTTAACTTATGGAGACCTCATGCCCAAAGGGATGAAGGGGAAAGTAAAATAGTAAAGTAAGACAGTAACAAGAGCAAGGATGAGAATGAATAAATCCTAAAGCCAAACAGATGACGTAAAGAATAATTAAAGCACTTCACACATTTCGTATCTTTCCTTCACTCATCAGGAAGTGAAATAGAAGCATATGGCAGATGGGAGAGAAGGAAAGCCACGGATAAATTGTCTTTTCTTGAAGCTCTGGTTTctcaagtatatattttttcatgtccTCCTTTATCTCTCTTTAATTTCCAAAGGCAGAATGAAATACTAATGCAGCTAAATACTGTTTGCAATTTATTATATCCTTCGATTAAGTTAGAAACTTCAATTGACACTATTTTAAGCTCTACCACACTAGGTTCTCCTGTTATATTAAAGTATCATTTTATTGAGTGATCAGGTAAGTCTTGTGGTTTTAGAAAATTGTAAGGTGTGGACTTTAATGAGTAGAATCCAATAATGGGGGAGTAGGAGGATAGGTCTAAGTTCTATTTTACCATAAGATTTTTTGACAGATTACTTAGTTTCTTTGGGTGTCGCTGACTAAAGACCTAGAAATTTATGATCACTTTGTCATATCTcttcccaccccaccacccatctctctctactatttagtcattttcatttaaaatcttctgttAACATAGAGTTTATAGTGTCAAGATTGACAACATGGATTCAGATCTGGATTAAACTGTCCTCTGCTACTTCCTAAGCTGGGTGACCTTGATCGTGTTATATGACCTTTCGTAGcctccttttccttatttgtaaaatagtaTGGTGGTGGGACCTAATTTATAGGGTTGTTAAAGAATTGAGTGATATTAATACAAAGTTCTTTTTGCACTATGTTTTGCATGAAATTGTTTACCATTATTTCAAGTAGCTTGCACCAGGGATCAAGCCTGCAGAGTGCTCAGCTCATAAGTACCTCAGAATTCCCTTAAATATTGTTTCAATAATGAAGAAGTCTGAAATGTCCAAGTTGCTCATAGCCTCCCTGATGCACTGTAGGCCCTGACTCAGCTTTATTCTGTAGTtgatgaaaagatatttaaattctcTAAGGGCAACACTTCATGGGAGATGATGTGTAAAGTTATAATGAAGCACAAGTTTTAGAAATTCCAAATCTTTAATGTAGTAAAACCATTTCAGTGCAATCCTTGTTATTAGAGCATACTCCATTTAATCTTAGCTTTACATTCTTTGTTCTCAAGATAACATAGAAATCATTACTAAGCAATAAAGTCTATGAACTTGAAACATTACTTGACAAATGCATATATTTGGGGTATCATCAAAATTCAGCTGTGATCACCAGATTGTGCTTGAAACATGACCAGTATACCTTGCTAATCAAGTCAGAAatagatgatgagcacttttatTAGATTTGTACATAAGATGACAGTTATAAAGAGTTCTGTCGGATATCCTTACTTGAGATTAACACACCACAATCCAAGCTTATATGTAGGTTTCTTCATCAATACTTAACACTTtaaaatcctgtaaaaggcggtAAACAGGCAAATGtaacattctttgtttttcttatagtAACTAAGACCTCTGCATTACttagtttgtatttcttttccatgttgacaatatgaactgaaaaaaaaaaaaaaaaatgaaggacaaaaagaaagaaagaagagcaataAGCTGCCCAAAGGGGGATGTAATATAGGGTACGAGTGGATGGAACAGTGGGGGAGACAGGGACGGGAAGTAAGGAGACTGAGATGGACAAGCCcagcagaggaaatactggggacatGTTGAGGGAAGCAGACCTTCTACCCTCTAAGGTGctctcttctgtttttggtgATTTGCTGATTAAAACACAATCTTCTGTGGAGTCGATGTTTAAAAATTGGtttagaaaatttctgaaaagtaTTTCTGAGTCCCAGAAtaaggattttttcttttaaacactgAGATGTGACAAACTGATGTGATTGTTCttcccctttcatttctttctttttcgtTTAGTTGATGCAGCTCATGCGAGTAgagataaagttataaaaaattgtATAGCCCAGACCTCAGAAGTAGTAAAAAACCTCCgcgaagagagagaaaagaatttggATGATTTAAACGTTATTAAAGCAACTTAGAAAAGAACAGACAAAGGTAAGTTGTAACACAATTTACGTTTCTCAGGCAGTTTTTTCCAAACATACCCTTTAAAAGAAAGGCAGTTTTTAATATACACAATTCAGCGTGACATGtgattacttaaaaaaataccaCATTAATGCTTCATTTTAGTGgactttgttttattatatttaggTACGAATTGGTAAATTAATGTTCATTTCATAAATGGATTCAGTGTAGCAACTTTAGGGCAAAATAAGCATATAAtcatatttatttccattctttatttGTTCCCCCACTGCTAAAGACAAAGGATCAATATAGACCAATACTATGTGATCTTTCTGATGCTTAACTTGAAATATTCTCTTTATTTGTCTTTTGGAAGTACTGCCATAAATAGAGTACTATTGGCTATAATTAGGATATATGAGTACCTCATTATAGTTATTTACCTACTATGTAGAAATGGTTATGGGTCTTTTGGACCACCTTTTCTGTACATCTTCCAATATCCCTGCAGGCATTTTCACTTTTAAGAAAATAGCAAGTACTTATTTAAGGATGTTGTAAGAAAGAAGCCTTATTTTCTCACTCAGATGTAATATAGATAGGAATGGATCTCAGAATATAGTTAATGCAATAGAACTCTTTCTTTATAGCCCCTGTATATCATCAAAAAAACTGTTGTATATTTAGCAAGCAGTTGTCCTTTGATAACCTGGGGCACTTAGTTCCAGGACCCTACCTTCCACCCACTGGGGATACCAAAATCCCCAGATACTCAAGTTTCATGTATAAAATGGCTAAGTATTTGCAAGTAACCTATACATATCCTCCCTTATACTCTAAATCACCTATATGTTCCGTAggatacctaatacaatgtaacaCTCTGGTAAATCATAGTtctactatattgtttagggaataatggcaagaaaaaaagttCGTTAGTATATGTACAgtttttccttgtaaattttttggtggggagtaccagggattgaattcaggggtactcgaccactaagaggccaaatccccagccctattttgtgttttattagagacaaggtatctcactgagtggcttagagCCTTTGCTTTTGCCAAGTCtggcttttgaacttgagatcctcctgccccagcctcccaagtccacTGGGATacagcatgtgccaccgcacctggctctaTTCcccttttatttacattttgtcctACCTTCTTTACAATTTATTCTATTTACCGtcccttcttccttttattctcccctgcctccttcctccctcctttccacaCACCTGAACACATAGTATATTCTTTCCCGAACAATTTTGAGAGCATGTTAGACATACTATACCACTTTACCCACCTcgtcctgtttttttttgtttttttttttttgataacaggaattgaactcagggacccttaaccactgagcctcatctccggccctttttcattttgaggcagggtctcactcagttgcttagggcctctttaagttgctgaggctatccttgaacttgtaattctcctgtctcagactcccaagttgctgggattacaggtaggcaccactgtacctggcactGCTTTACCCTTAAACATGTTTGTTATTTCCTAAGAACAAGGAATTTTTCTCACATGATCATTGTCTAGTTATCAAAATTTTGTTTGTATATTAAGATGGCACAATAGGTGATTTTCAGATCGTTGTTTGTCAGGTATTTGAAAATCCAGTGTGAAGTGGAATCAGTGTTTTTCATACTAAGCAGTTGTGAAATTTTCCCTTTGTTGAGTGCAGGTAGCCCAACTTTGAAAAGGGGACCTTGTCATTTCTCAAGCTGTTAGTAGAAAGAAAAGCCCTGTTCCTTGTGGTGCACACAGGAGAGTAGGCCAGGCTGCTGCCCTTTCATGGTTCAGTGTCTGTCTCCGGATACTGGTCTCAGCCAATGTCTTTGCTGCTCTTTTGTTCACAACTACTGCTTTAGGTCTGGATTTCCATACCTGCTCATTCATCAGGCAGAGGTGGATTCCTCAGTGAGGTTAAGCTATAATGTTCATCTTACCCAATATAGATTATTTATGTAGAACTGGTCAAAGTGTAGGGCACTTTGGTTTTTGTATTTCATGAAGGTGTTGACAAAGGAAAATGTGGCAGGACTTTTCAGTCAGAAACTGAAAAATTACTCTTTGCATATTAAGTCAAAGAACACAATCACTTTTGTTAGTGAAGCACAAAGTTCAAAACTGAACCACTGTGTACTTGGGAGTGATTGTGTCACACAGTTTGCTCAACCCTCAGATCTGGTCTTTATGCCTTTCGGGCTGGGAAAGCCACCAGGATGATAGCTGCAAGGAAGAGTTTAGAAAGTAAACCGTGAGGTCTGTAAGGTTTACTTTCTAGCTTGATAACAGAGGGCTAGAGGGCAACCATGAGTAGTATGTAAGCAGTAAGGGCCTGTGGTCATGTGTAACTGCTGTCACCTATTAGTGACCTTTCAGAAGTAGTGCATCTATTTAAGACCCAGAGCTTCAAAAACAGTATCTTAAGCAAACAGTTTTGTTGATGGCACTGATATAATTATATTAGAAGTTGATATATATGGTGCAGTGTGtaataaggaaaagaataaaaacatggaCTGTGAAGCTGTAAGGGAAAAAATTCCCATCTAAGTTGGTGACTTTGCAACATTGTACATTAATTGCTCTGAAACTTCTGATTTTCAGTCTGTAAATGGATTTCATACTTAAtaacctttttttgtttgtttgtttgagatgaGATTTCACATTTtgtccaggctgatctcaaatcATCCTTCCACCTCAGTCTTTCCAGTTGCTGggacaggcatgggccaccatgcccagctgcttAATAACTTATGCTTTCAATTTTTGGTGAGGACTGCATTATAGAATTGTGCATAAAGCTAACATATTGACTGGCATACAGTAGCAattgctttcctttccttttccagttGTTGGAAGTATtgtattactcttctttatatatcctatcAACCATTGGTTTCTACCTTTTATTTTGCCACTACTTCAGgaaacaagggagaaaagatgaTGTCTCTTCTGTGTCAGTGCTTTCCTCTTTTTGGATAGTTCTAATCGTTGacagattttcttaaattttgcaaAGCCCCGTCTTCCTGTAATCCGTAAATAATGCTTCTTAATCATCCCTCTGGAACTATACAGTCTAAACCCTTTTTTATACAACATccctttaaatatttaagaaattaggAAGACCATCTTGATGGCAGATTATCACATTCTGTTCTTCAACtgaatttttcccctttttccttctcctcctcctctttttccctcctcctcctctttttttttttttagtttttgccaGGTACAGTAATGCACACCTGTAGTCACA comes from the Sciurus carolinensis chromosome 9, mSciCar1.2, whole genome shotgun sequence genome and includes:
- the Mix23 gene encoding LOW QUALITY PROTEIN: protein MIX23 (The sequence of the model RefSeq protein was modified relative to this genomic sequence to represent the inferred CDS: deleted 1 base in 1 codon), producing MAAPSGGVNCEEFAEFQELLKVMRTIDDRIVHELNTTVPTASFAGKIDASQTCKQLYESVIDAAHASRDKVIKNCIAQTSEVVKNLREEREKNLDDLTLLKQLRKEQTKLKWMQSELNVEEVVNDRSWKVFNERCRIHFKPPKNE